A genomic region of Zea mays cultivar B73 chromosome 6, Zm-B73-REFERENCE-NAM-5.0, whole genome shotgun sequence contains the following coding sequences:
- the LOC732727 gene encoding dual-specificity protein-like phosphatase 4 (The RefSeq protein has 3 substitutions compared to this genomic sequence), translating to MRIRELRDGLEVEDDEREEEGSEVGSGYGEVVAVVRLRAKRAIVGAGARVLFYPTLLYNVLRNRFDGEFRWWDRIDKYVLLGAVPFSSDVLRLKQLGVRGVVTLNEPYETLVPTSLYQAHGINHLKIPTRDYLFAPSLEHICRAVDFIHCNEVQGGSTYVHCKAGRGRSTTIVLCFLIKYRNMTPEVALDHARSVRPRVLLAPAQWQAVKMFSKLNARCLSIQSSNPTCSALSYEESSELSSTLSSRCLRIQSSNEVSITCEESNEASFGDPEVDGYTTTEFDTEHFVLPRCRSMLSRPTSPTGCSDAVFITEEDLEGYETYADDGKDVFEVQVVFRHKPIMRKLSCFLGSLKLTGNCEPPPGRLTEVRAC from the exons ATGAGGATTCGGGAGCTCCGAGATGGGCTGGAGGTGGAGGAcgacgagcgggaggagcagGGATCGGAGGTTGGCAGTGGTTACGGGGAGGTTGTCGCGGTTGTGCGACTGCGGGCGAAGCGCGCTATCGTTGGTGCCGGCGCGAGGGTCCTGTTCTATCCGACGCTTCTCTACAACGTGCTCCGCAACCGGTTCGATGGCGAGTTCCGCTGGTGGGATCGCATCGACAAG TATGTTTTGCTAGGTGCTGTTCCGTTCTCTAGCGATGTTCTGCGCCTGAAGCAACTTGGTGTAAGAGGAGTTGTTACACTCAATGAACCCTATGAAACTCTGGTTCCGACATCCTTATACCAG GCTCATGGAATCAATCATCTCAAAATTCCTACAAGAGACTACCTGTTTGCCCCATCCCTGGAGCATATTTGTCGTGCAGTGGATTTTATCCATT GTAATGAAGTGCAAGGTGGTAGCACCTATGTCCACTGTAAGGCTGGAAGGGGACGAAGCACCACTATAGTTTTGTGTTTTTTG ATCAAGTACAGAAATATGACTCCTGAAGTAGCTTTGGATCATGCGAGGTCTGTGAGGCCTAGAGTGCTTTTAGCGCCCGCACAGTGGCAG GCCGTTAAAATGTTCAGCAAGCTCAACGCTAGATGCCTTTCCATACAGAGCTCGAACCCAACTTGCTCAGCACTATCTTATGAGGAATCCAGTGAACTGTCAAGCACGCTGAGCAGCAGATGCCTTCGGATTCAGAGCTCAAATGAGGTCTCGATAACTTGTGAAGAATCCAATGAAGCATCCTTTGGAGACCCTGAAGTTGATGGCTACACCACCACTGAGTTTGACACCGAGCATTTTGTTTTACCTCGTTGTCGAAGTATGCTGTCCAGACCAACGAGCCCCACTGGGTGTAGTGATGCAGTCTTCATAACCGAAGAAGATCTAGAGGGCTATGAGACCTACGCCGATGACGGGAAGGACGTTGTCGAAGTGCAAGTAGTGGTTCGCCACAAGCCCATCATGAGGAAACTCTCCTGCTTCCTTGGGTCCTTGAAGCTTACCGGCAATTGCGAGCCACCACCTGGCCGTTTGACCGAGGTTCGAGCCTGCTAG